The proteins below come from a single Sorghum bicolor cultivar BTx623 chromosome 4, Sorghum_bicolor_NCBIv3, whole genome shotgun sequence genomic window:
- the LOC8082693 gene encoding uncharacterized protein LOC8082693, translated as MKKTLNKLWPALAESKLAVALLAGLFVAAVIFLSVPTQFAVRGTNANRTAEPPFRFLGIITAKFLSFLYSPFAGEEIAPATATATATSVAPVHPPLEPICDLSDRRYDGCEMWGDARTASGADKSVVYFIPPPQQLATAAAATWSIRSQSRKIVGVREVIVRSLDASSLHEAPGCTVRRDVPAVVFALGGLTSNYWHAFSDVLVPLFTTARAFGGDVDLLATGAGGQAWFLGKYDRVLRALSRYDVVDLDADGDVVRCYHHVVVGLRGHRDFDIDAARAPNGYDMLAFREFVRAAYSLPPPPAAALPCKSGGGGTRPRLMLVLRGRTRRFVNEGAIVDAIERAGFEVARMDETASWGSVGAVAREVDACDVLVGAHGAGLTNMVFLRAGAVVVQVIPWGKMEPYGEGFFGAPAAHMGLRHVAYSIAAEESTLYERYGKDHPVMADPDVFYRNGSNAKFYWWEQSIRLNTTRFAPTLQMVKRMLRE; from the exons ATGAAGAAGACCCTAAACAAGTTATGGCCGGCGCTCGCGGAGAGCAAACTCGCCGTCGCGCTGCTCGCCGGCCTCTTTGTCGCGGCGGTGATCTTTCTCTCCGTGCCGACGCAGTTCGCAGTCCGGGGCACAAACG CCAATAGAACAGCAGAACCTCCG TTCAGATTCCTAGGCATTATTACAGCTAAATTTCTCAGCTTTCTGTATTCTCCGTTTGCAGGTGAAGAAATTGCACCGGCGacagcgacggcgacggcgacctcTGTTGCGCCTGTGCATCCTCCTCTGGAGCCGATCTGCGACCTCTCCGACCGGCGCTACGACGGCTGCGAGATGTGGGGCGACGCGCGCACGGCGAGTGGCGCCGACAAGTCGGTGGTCTACTTCAtcccgccgccgcagcagctcgctaccgcggcggcggccaccTGGAGCATCCGCTCTCAGTCCCGCAAGATCGTCGGCGTCCGTGAGGTGATCGTCCGGTCCCTGGACGCGTCCAGCCTCCACGAGGCGCCCGGCTGCACGGTGCGCCGGGACGTGCCGGCCGTGGTGTTCGCGCTCGGCGGCCTCACGTCCAACTACTGGCACGCCTTCAGCGACGTGCTGGTGCCGCTCTTCACGACGGCGCGGGCCTTCGGGGGCGACGTCGACCTCCTCGCCACCGGCGCCGGTGGCCAGGCCTGGTTCCTCGGCAAGTACGACCGCGTCCTCCGCGCGCTCTCGCGGTACGACGTGGTCGACCTCGACGCCGACGGTGACGTCGTGCGGTGCTACCACCACGTCGTCGTCGGCCTCCGCGGCCACCGCGACTTCGACATCGACGCGGCGCGCGCCCCGAACGGGTACGACATGCTCGCCTTCCGCGAGTTCGTCCGTGCCGCCTActccctgccgccgccgcccgccgcagCGCTACCGTGCAAATCTGGCGGCGGCGGAACGAGGCCGCGGCTCATGCTCGTCCTCCGGGGACGCACGCGGCGGTTCGTGAACGAGGGCGCGATCGTGGACGCGATCGAGCGCGCGGGCTTCGAGGTGGCGCGCATGGATGAGACGGCGTCCTGGGGAAGCGTGGGCGCGGTGGCGCGCGAGGTGGACGCGTGCGACGTGCTCGTGGGCGCGCACGGCGCCGGGCTGACCAACATGGTGTTCCTGCGCGCGGGCGCCGTGGTGGTGCAGGTGATCCCGTGGGGGAAGATGGAGCCCTACGGGGAAGGGTTCTTCGGCGCCCCGGCGGCGCACATGGGGCTCCGGCACGTCGCCTACAGCATCGCCGCCGAGGAGAGCACGCTGTACGAGAGGTACGGCAAGGACCACCCGGTGATGGCCGACCCCGACGTGTTCTACAGGAACGGCAGCAACGCCAAGTTCTACTGGTGGGAGCAGAGCATCCGGCTCAACACCACCAGGTTCGCGCCGACGCTGCAGATGGTGAAGCGGATGCTGCGAGAGTGA